The following proteins are co-located in the Deltaproteobacteria bacterium genome:
- a CDS encoding universal stress protein: MGREYKKVLICVDGSDSALETIQYVSNMLPPEMVDIVLFHVRTPIPEDLWDLEKGSEFHSQLAPVAAWAMQQESEIRSFMSKAKHILTEAHFPEEKIIPTIRDKRAGVARDLIQESQEGYHAVVVGRRGFSRLKELILGSVATKLIERASNVPIWVVGKTPKTGKILLAVDGSGEAVRASDYVGALMGGADVEITLFHAIKGIGMTEKKYKEHSITQIDEEWMKKAGTATDPVFHDVRNRLVAAGLNPNKITTKVMTGVSSRAGAIVGEAEEGGYGTIVMGRRGKHKVQEFSMGRVTNKVIQLAREMAVWVIN; the protein is encoded by the coding sequence AAGCAATATGTTACCTCCTGAAATGGTGGATATCGTATTATTCCATGTGAGGACTCCCATTCCCGAGGATCTCTGGGATTTGGAGAAAGGTTCGGAATTTCATTCACAACTGGCGCCTGTGGCCGCCTGGGCCATGCAACAAGAGAGTGAAATCCGATCTTTCATGTCTAAAGCGAAACATATTCTTACCGAAGCCCACTTCCCTGAAGAAAAGATTATTCCAACAATACGGGACAAAAGAGCGGGTGTTGCAAGAGATTTAATCCAGGAGAGCCAGGAAGGCTACCATGCGGTTGTGGTGGGCCGACGAGGATTCAGCAGGCTGAAAGAGCTCATACTGGGCAGTGTGGCCACAAAGCTCATCGAGCGCGCCTCCAACGTCCCGATCTGGGTAGTGGGCAAGACTCCCAAAACGGGCAAGATTCTTCTGGCCGTCGATGGTTCCGGCGAGGCGGTGCGGGCCTCGGACTATGTGGGCGCCCTGATGGGCGGCGCCGATGTCGAGATTACGTTGTTTCACGCCATCAAAGGCATCGGTATGACGGAAAAGAAATACAAAGAGCACTCCATAACGCAGATCGACGAGGAGTGGATGAAAAAGGCCGGCACGGCCACAGACCCCGTCTTTCACGATGTGAGAAATCGTCTGGTGGCTGCGGGACTGAATCCGAACAAGATAACCACAAAAGTCATGACGGGTGTCAGCAGCAGGGCCGGAGCCATCGTGGGAGAAGCGGAAGAAGGCGGCTACGGCACCATTGTCATGGGAAGACGCGGCAAACACAAAGTCCAGGAATTCAGCATGGGGCGTGTCACCAATAAGGTGATTCAACTGGCCCGGGAAATGGCTGTGTGGGTGATCAACTGA
- a CDS encoding CBS domain-containing protein encodes MLVRNWMSRNVVTVEADDSMAKAGRLMKENKVSRLPVMKKGKLVGIVTNGDIRRASASDATSLEIHELLYLLSKIKIGSIMTPDPITVPPDYTVEEVAQILRERGISGVPVVETDGRLVGIITKNDLFNVIVSLTGFDKKGIQFAVRIEDRPGSIKEVTDIIRSYGGRLASILSSYEKVPEGYRNVFIRTYDVDRAKVDSLVNDLRAKITLRYYVDHRENKRMIYDA; translated from the coding sequence ATGCTTGTCAGAAATTGGATGTCGAGAAACGTGGTTACCGTCGAGGCCGACGATTCCATGGCCAAAGCCGGCCGCCTGATGAAAGAGAACAAAGTCAGCAGGCTTCCTGTTATGAAGAAAGGCAAGTTGGTAGGTATCGTGACCAACGGGGATATCAGAAGGGCTTCGGCTTCGGACGCCACTTCGTTGGAAATTCATGAACTGCTCTATCTGCTTTCCAAGATCAAGATCGGCAGCATCATGACGCCGGATCCCATCACAGTGCCACCCGACTATACGGTTGAAGAGGTTGCTCAAATCCTTCGAGAACGGGGCATTTCCGGCGTTCCCGTTGTCGAGACGGACGGCCGCCTGGTGGGAATCATCACCAAGAACGATCTCTTCAATGTCATCGTCTCATTGACCGGATTCGACAAGAAGGGGATTCAATTCGCCGTACGGATCGAAGACCGGCCGGGATCCATCAAGGAAGTTACGGATATCATTCGCAGTTATGGGGGACGGCTCGCGAGTATTCTGAGTTCCTACGAAAAAGTACCTGAAGGGTATCGCAATGTATTCATCCGTACCTACGACGTAGATCGCGCCAAGGTGGATTCATTGGTCAACGACTTGAGAGCCAAGATTACCCTGCGTTACTATGTGGATCATCGCGAAAACAAACGAATGATCTACGATGCCTGA
- a CDS encoding bifunctional acetate--CoA ligase family protein/GNAT family N-acetyltransferase → MGIYHLDYLFNATYIADVGASEKTGTIGHAVMQNLLKSGYEGRLFPINPHYSNVFSIPAYHSLKDLEGPIDLAVVAIPLTHVPELIKQCIKVEVKGLVVISAGGKEIGSKGREIEEEIRQEAKKGGIRIMGPNCLGFFCAGSKINASFALDSILPGNMAFISQSGAICTAIADLSVQEQMGFSHYVSIGSMLDIDFGDLIDYLGNDPRVKSIILYVESLTNFRKFMSAARAVSRVKPIVVLKAGKSAAGARAAASHTGAMAGEDAVYTAAFRRAGILRVDTIEELFDCAELLAKQPRPLGPRLAIITNAGGPGVMAADALSSYGIEPHALGPDTKQKLDEFLPPFWSRNNPIDILGDASPQRYRQALDVCVSSSDFDAILIMMVPQALTDAAAVAAELTKTLGDRRHLLLTVCMGGASMVKAREIYNKAGIPTFETPERAVRAFMHMVSYTRNLEMLQEIPPSLPRSLTFDVSKGNRVVHAALDRPNHLLTETESKTLLAAYGIPVNPTKEAASEDEAVQLAETLGYPLVMKVNSRDITHKSDAHGVILNLKNTEDIRSAYRAIMSAAHDYNPKAELLGVTLQPMLQRIEHELLVGGIRDKDFGPVILFGSGGTLTEILRDRSLALPPLNRLLARRLIEDTRAYVFLKGYRNRPPANLDLLEEVLIRVSQLVTDLPEVAELDINPLVVSGDRMYAVDARVVVKSSDVSSPYHMVISPYPNEYETYWHMKDGTEVFIRPIKPEDAPLLEKLFSSLSPKSIYFRFFSPLKHLPKDMLARFTQIDYDRDMAFVASHTLGGEERFLGVGRLMSLPDFTTAEFAIVVGDPWQGKGLGAQLLSLVISIAAKRGIKKLGGRVLAENTTMLSLCHKTGFTVNRIPDTGEYEVEKRLS, encoded by the coding sequence ATGGGCATCTATCATCTGGACTATCTGTTCAATGCGACTTACATCGCCGACGTGGGGGCGAGTGAGAAGACCGGGACCATAGGTCACGCCGTCATGCAGAATCTCCTTAAGTCGGGGTACGAGGGAAGACTGTTTCCCATCAACCCTCACTACTCGAATGTGTTTTCCATCCCGGCTTACCACTCTCTAAAAGACCTCGAAGGCCCCATCGATCTGGCTGTGGTCGCCATACCCCTTACCCATGTTCCCGAACTCATCAAACAGTGCATCAAGGTGGAAGTAAAAGGGCTCGTTGTGATTTCCGCCGGAGGCAAGGAAATCGGCAGTAAAGGAAGGGAGATCGAAGAGGAGATCCGGCAGGAAGCCAAGAAGGGCGGTATTCGGATCATGGGACCCAATTGCCTTGGTTTCTTCTGCGCCGGGTCCAAAATCAACGCCAGCTTTGCCCTGGATTCCATTTTGCCCGGCAATATGGCGTTTATCTCCCAGAGCGGCGCCATTTGTACGGCCATTGCCGATCTCTCCGTACAAGAACAGATGGGGTTCAGTCACTACGTCAGCATCGGCTCCATGTTGGATATAGACTTCGGGGATCTGATCGACTATCTCGGCAACGATCCCCGCGTCAAAAGCATCATCCTGTATGTGGAGAGCCTGACCAATTTCCGCAAATTCATGAGCGCGGCCCGAGCCGTTTCCAGAGTGAAACCCATCGTGGTGTTAAAAGCCGGAAAAAGCGCGGCGGGAGCGCGGGCGGCCGCTTCGCACACCGGGGCCATGGCCGGAGAAGACGCCGTGTATACCGCCGCTTTCAGGCGCGCCGGCATCCTGCGGGTCGACACCATTGAAGAGTTGTTCGATTGCGCCGAACTGCTGGCCAAACAGCCCCGGCCGCTGGGTCCGAGGCTCGCCATTATCACCAATGCGGGGGGACCGGGTGTCATGGCTGCCGACGCCTTGTCGTCCTATGGCATCGAACCGCATGCCCTTGGACCGGATACGAAACAAAAGCTGGACGAATTCCTCCCCCCCTTCTGGAGCCGAAACAATCCCATCGATATTCTAGGCGACGCTTCGCCGCAGCGATATCGACAGGCCCTGGACGTGTGTGTATCGTCCTCGGATTTCGACGCCATCCTGATTATGATGGTTCCCCAGGCACTGACGGATGCGGCGGCCGTGGCCGCCGAGCTGACGAAAACGCTCGGGGATCGAAGGCATCTGTTGCTCACTGTTTGTATGGGCGGCGCGTCCATGGTTAAGGCTCGGGAGATCTACAACAAGGCGGGCATCCCCACCTTCGAAACTCCGGAACGCGCCGTACGGGCGTTCATGCACATGGTCTCGTATACTCGAAATCTCGAGATGCTTCAGGAAATCCCTCCGTCGCTTCCCCGTTCTCTGACATTCGATGTTTCAAAGGGCAATCGTGTCGTCCATGCGGCTTTGGATCGTCCCAACCATCTGCTCACCGAGACGGAGTCGAAAACGCTCTTGGCGGCGTACGGTATTCCCGTCAATCCGACCAAAGAGGCCGCCAGTGAGGACGAAGCGGTCCAGTTGGCCGAGACCTTGGGATACCCCCTCGTGATGAAGGTCAATTCCCGCGATATCACTCATAAATCCGACGCCCATGGAGTCATCCTGAACCTGAAAAACACCGAGGATATTCGATCGGCCTACCGAGCGATCATGTCGGCCGCCCACGATTATAATCCCAAAGCCGAATTGCTGGGAGTGACATTGCAGCCCATGTTGCAGCGCATCGAGCATGAACTGCTCGTGGGCGGCATCAGGGACAAGGACTTCGGACCGGTCATTCTGTTCGGTTCAGGAGGAACCCTGACGGAAATTCTCAGAGACCGCTCCCTCGCTCTACCGCCCCTCAACCGGTTGTTGGCTCGCAGGCTTATCGAAGACACCCGGGCCTACGTTTTCCTCAAAGGGTACCGCAACCGCCCGCCGGCCAATCTGGATCTATTGGAGGAGGTCTTGATACGCGTTTCCCAACTGGTCACCGATCTCCCTGAAGTCGCCGAACTCGACATCAATCCATTGGTGGTGTCCGGAGATCGGATGTATGCCGTCGATGCGCGGGTAGTTGTGAAATCTTCGGACGTTTCTTCGCCCTATCATATGGTGATCAGTCCTTACCCGAATGAATATGAAACCTACTGGCATATGAAGGACGGCACGGAAGTGTTTATCCGCCCCATCAAACCCGAGGATGCGCCTCTGCTGGAGAAATTGTTTTCTTCCCTGTCTCCTAAAAGCATCTATTTTCGATTCTTCAGTCCATTGAAGCACCTGCCTAAAGATATGCTGGCGCGCTTCACACAGATCGATTACGACCGCGACATGGCTTTTGTGGCCAGCCACACACTGGGTGGAGAGGAGCGCTTTCTTGGCGTCGGACGTTTGATGAGTCTTCCGGATTTCACAACAGCCGAATTCGCTATAGTAGTAGGGGACCCCTGGCAAGGCAAAGGCCTTGGCGCCCAGTTGCTGAGTCTCGTGATATCCATTGCCGCAAAGCGTGGCATAAAGAAGCTGGGAGGAAGAGTGCTGGCTGAAAACACGACCATGTTGTCCCTGTGCCACAAAACCGGATTCACGGTTAACAGAATACCGGATACGGGCGAGTATGAAGTGGAAAAGCGCCTGAGCTAA
- a CDS encoding amino acid synthesis family protein: MRPLGEATKHFADCEGIKMMIRKFVTILEECCMESGQLVDPPTRRAAAAAVVMNPYMDEYEEEVAPRLAFEGDLGILLTRKCTDILGIGPGQAECCGTAALVGSQGELEHASSILRSNVCKPVGEIAGDAKPAAPSTKKLGIPGSEIDVPLHRRNPSDVRAFFDSMLVRIPDAPREDEIVVVLAMSITNRP, encoded by the coding sequence ATGCGTCCGCTGGGGGAGGCCACAAAGCATTTTGCCGATTGCGAGGGCATTAAGATGATGATTCGCAAGTTTGTGACGATCTTGGAAGAATGTTGCATGGAATCCGGTCAACTCGTAGACCCACCCACACGGCGCGCCGCCGCCGCTGCGGTTGTGATGAATCCCTATATGGATGAATACGAGGAGGAGGTAGCGCCGCGCCTGGCTTTTGAGGGAGATTTGGGAATTCTGCTTACCCGAAAATGCACGGACATTCTCGGCATCGGTCCCGGGCAAGCTGAATGTTGCGGCACAGCCGCCCTGGTGGGCTCCCAAGGCGAACTCGAACACGCATCGAGCATTCTGAGAAGCAACGTGTGCAAACCCGTCGGCGAAATTGCCGGCGATGCGAAACCCGCCGCCCCATCCACTAAGAAACTGGGCATTCCGGGATCTGAAATCGATGTTCCTTTGCACCGCAGGAACCCCTCGGACGTTCGGGCGTTTTTCGACAGCATGCTGGTTCGAATACCGGATGCGCCTCGTGAAGACGAAATCGTGGTGGTTCTCGCCATGTCCATCACCAACCGTCCCTGA